One Natrinema longum genomic window carries:
- a CDS encoding helix-turn-helix transcriptional regulator produces the protein MSSSTIRRTLDEFEDRIWIRKDSYQYTATPLGEVIASGMVDLIERVETERKLRDVWHWLPDVVSEYPLETWAAMTVTVADPDAPYRPVNRFESLLEGTDELRFVRPEIALMEPCFDVLWHQVDAGVDVVLVGRPHSHTYFLSTYPERSGEMMQRDNFTVLEHDDLPSHGISVLDERVAISCYERDSGTVQALIDTDAAAVREWAQSVFETYTAEAQPVDPQ, from the coding sequence GTGTCGTCCTCCACGATACGGCGGACGTTAGACGAGTTCGAAGACCGCATCTGGATCCGCAAAGACAGCTACCAGTATACGGCAACACCGCTGGGTGAAGTGATCGCGTCGGGGATGGTGGACCTGATCGAACGGGTGGAAACGGAGCGGAAATTGCGTGACGTCTGGCACTGGCTCCCCGACGTGGTCAGCGAGTACCCCCTCGAGACGTGGGCGGCCATGACCGTCACAGTCGCCGACCCCGATGCGCCCTACCGCCCGGTGAACCGATTCGAGTCACTGCTCGAGGGGACGGACGAACTTCGATTCGTTCGTCCCGAAATTGCCCTGATGGAGCCCTGCTTCGACGTGCTTTGGCACCAGGTCGATGCGGGAGTGGACGTCGTTCTGGTGGGCAGACCACACAGCCACACGTATTTCCTTTCGACGTACCCGGAGCGCAGTGGAGAGATGATGCAACGGGACAATTTCACGGTGTTAGAACACGACGACCTTCCATCACACGGGATCAGCGTCCTCGACGAGCGCGTCGCCATCAGCTGTTACGAACGGGACAGCGGGACGGTTCAGGCATTGATCGACACCGACGCGGCGGCTGTCCGCGAGTGGGCGCAGTCGGTGTTCGAAACGTACACAGCAGAGGCACAGCCGGTCGACCCTCAGTAG
- a CDS encoding OsmC family protein — protein sequence MTDTQQTAHGTDLETLEGFAEHAAENPEAVQLGLRASATYEGTAAHSLAKIDSYDLGGETITRETREYTIPYGGWKEVLDAGGWIGATDRMEPIEVALSALAACINVGISINAAASGVDIDHLETRVGTDFDPAVLFSLEELKAADSVFENLTAEVEIDGEGLDRDLIDEWARRAPVYALVSLAQDVDLTINTPAEVAGDDYPVTTDE from the coding sequence ATGACAGATACCCAGCAGACCGCACACGGCACCGACCTCGAAACGCTCGAGGGGTTCGCCGAACACGCCGCCGAGAATCCCGAAGCGGTCCAGCTCGGGCTCCGTGCGTCCGCGACCTACGAGGGGACGGCCGCACACAGCCTGGCGAAGATCGACAGCTACGACCTCGGTGGCGAGACGATCACTCGCGAAACGCGCGAATACACGATTCCCTACGGGGGCTGGAAGGAAGTGTTGGACGCCGGTGGGTGGATCGGCGCGACCGACCGGATGGAACCGATAGAAGTGGCGCTGTCGGCGCTCGCCGCCTGTATCAACGTCGGCATCAGCATCAACGCCGCCGCCAGCGGCGTGGACATCGACCACCTCGAGACGCGCGTCGGGACCGATTTCGATCCAGCGGTTCTCTTCAGTCTCGAGGAACTCAAGGCGGCTGACTCGGTTTTCGAGAACCTCACCGCCGAGGTCGAGATCGACGGCGAGGGTCTCGATCGGGATCTGATCGACGAATGGGCGCGGCGGGCACCCGTCTACGCGCTCGTCTCCCTCGCCCAGGACGTCGATCTGACCATCAACACGCCCGCCGAGGTGGCGGGCGACGACTACCCGGTGACCACCGACGAGTGA